A stretch of the Lactuca sativa cultivar Salinas chromosome 9, Lsat_Salinas_v11, whole genome shotgun sequence genome encodes the following:
- the LOC111899025 gene encoding potassium transporter 7: MAEDGSDRGSTSKGNGGLSSMDSMESHRWVFQDEENSEIDYEDNGDDDGDDFTLQNDMDSEDEDSLYQKLIRTGPRIDSFGVEALEVPGAHRSEYEDASLGKSIFLVFQTLGVVFGDVGTSPLYTFSVMFSRAPIETNADIIGALSLVLYTLILIPLIKYILIVLLANDDGEGGTFALYSLICRHAKISLLPNQLTSDTRISSFRLKVPSAELERSLKIKEHLENSLTMKKLVLVLVLAGTSMVIADGVVTPAMSVISAVRGLKVAFPAVEQDHVVMISVAYLIILFSVQKYGTSKVGLVIGPALFIWFCSLGGIGIYNLVKHDSSVVKAFNPIHIYYYFKRNPTKAWYSLGGCLLCATGSEAMFADLCYFPVRTIQITFVFLVLPCLMLGYMGQAAYLMDNYGDPQQAFFSSIPDGGFWWVFLIANFAALIASRTMTTATFSCIKQSSAIGCFPRLKIVHTSRKFMGQIYIPVINWFLMASAVLLVCCIASTNEIGNAYGIAEIGVMMMTTFLVTLVMLLIWQINIITVIIFSFFFLGMELLFLSSVLSGIGDGSWIILLFSIVVFLIMCIWNYGSKLKYETEVKKKMSMDVLRQLGCNLGTVRTPGIGLLYNELVKGVPAIFGHFLTTLPAVHSMIIFVCIKYVPVPVVPQNERFLFRRVCSKGYHIFRCIARYGYKDVRKENHQIFEQLLIESLEKFIRREAQERQLESDGDDDDSDFENDPSRVLVGPNGSVYFGVPEGGNVINQYHLPQQPPPMEATTSEASGHTDPELSLENELAFLHKAKESGVVYLMGHGDIRAKKESWFIKKLVINYFYAFMRKNCRRGIATLSVPHTHLIQVAMTYMV, from the exons ATGGCGGAAGACGGATCGGACAGGGGGAGTACAAGTAAGGGAAACGGAGGGTTAAGTTCCATGGATTCAATGGAATCTCATCGATGGGTGTTTCAAGACGAAGAGAATTCAGAGATCGATTACGAGGACAATGGTGATGATGACGGGGATGATTTTACGTTGCAAAATGACATGGATTCGGAGGATGAAGATAGTTTATACCAGAAGTTGATTCGGACTGGGCCAAGGATTGATTCGTTTGGCGTCGAAGCCCTTGAGGTCCCTGGCGCTCATAGGAGTGAATACGAG GATGCTAGTCTTGGAAAGAGTATTTTCCTGGTTTTTCAGACACTTGGTGTTGTTTTTGGGGATGTTGGAACAAGTCCACTCTATACCTTTAGTGTGATGTTCAGCAGGGCTCCAATAGAAACAAATGCAGATATCATTGGGGCTCTATCTCTTGTTTTATATACATTGATTTTGATCCCACTCATCAAGTACATTCTCATTGTTCTTCTGGCAAACGATGATGGTGAAG GTGGGACATTTGCTTTATATTCACTTATATGTAGGCATGCTAAGATCAGTCTTCTACCAAATCAGCTTACTTCTGATACACGTATATCAAGCTTCAGATTGAAGGTGCCATCTGCAGAACTTGAAAGATCATTGAAAATAAAAGAGCATCTTGAGAATTCATTGACAATGAAAAAGCTTGTTTTAGTGTTGGTCCTTGCTGGCACCTCCATGGTCATTGCTGATGGGGTTGTTACACCTGCAATGTCAG TAATATCTGCTGTTCGTGGTTTAAAAGTTGCATTTCCTGCAGTTGAGCAAG ATCATGTGGTGATGATTTCGGTTGCGTATCTTATTATCTTATTCAGTGTACAAAAATATGGAACAAGTAAAGTTGGGCTTGTTATTGGGCCTGCTTTATTTATATGGTTCTGCTCTCTTGGTGGCATTGGTATCTACAATCTTGTGAAACATGATAGCAGTGTTGTCAAGGCATTTAATCCCATTCACATCTATTATTATTTCAAAAGGAACCCAACTAAAGCTTGGTACTCTTTGGGTGGATGCCTTCTTTGTGCAACTG GTTCAGAAGCGATGTTTGCAGATCTTTGTTATTTTCCAGTGAGAACAATACAAATTACTTTTGTATTTCTTGTACTTCCGTGCCTTATGTTGGGCTACATGGGTCAAGCTGCATATCTGATGGATAATTATGGGGACCCACAACAGGCTTTCTTTTCTTCAATTCCTG atGGAGGTTTTTGGTGGGTGTTTCTGATTGCTAATTTTGCTGCATTGATTGCAAGTAGAACAATGACAACAGCAACTTTCTCTTGTATCAAACAATCATCAGCCATTGGTTGCTTTCCCAGGCTTAAAATCGTTCATACTTCTCGCAAGTTTATGGGTCAGATTTATATCCCTGTCATCAACTGGTTTCTCATGGCCTCTGCTGTACTTCTTGTTTGCTGTATTGCAAGCACCAATGAGATCGGGAATGCATACG GTATTGCTGAGATTGGAGTGATGATGATGACTACCTTCTTAGTAACCTTAGTAATGCTCCTGATATGGCAAATCAACATAATCACTGTCATCAtattctccttcttcttcctcggaATGGAATTGCTATTCCTTTCCTCTGTCCTGAGTGGAATCGGGGACGGAAGCTGGATCATTCTGCTGTTCTCGATAGTCGTGTTCCTCATCATGTGCATCTGGAACTACGGGAGCAAGCTGAAATACGAAACAGAGGTGAAGAAAAAAATGTCAATGGATGTGTTACGCCAGCTGGGATGCAACCTTGGAACTGTCAGGACACCTGGCATTGGGCTGCTTTATAACGAACTTGTGAAGGGCGTTCCTGCCATTTTCGGACATTTTTTAACCACCCTTCCAGCTGTCCATTCCATGATTATTTTTGTGTGTATAAAATATGTTCCTGTTCCTGTTGTCCCTCAGAATGAACGCTTTCTCTTTCGAAGAGTTTGCTCTAAAGGCTACCATATCTTTCGCTGTATTGCCAG GTATGGATACAAAGACGTAAGAAAAGAAAACCACCAAATATTCGAGCAACTTTTAATCGAAAGTTTAGAAAAGTTCATAAGGCGCGAAGCACAAGAAAGACAGTTAGAAAGCGATGGGGACGATGACGATTCTGATTTTGAAAATGACCCGTCGAGGGTACTTGTGGGCCCCAACGGTAGTGTGTATTTCGGTGTCCCGGAGGGCGGAAACGTAATTAACCAGTACCACCTCCCCCAACAACCACCACCGATGGAAGCAACAACTTCGGAGGCAAGTGGGCACACGGATCCGGAACTAAGTTTAGAGAATGAGTTGGCGTTTTTGCATAAGGCCAAGGAGTCGGGGGTGGTTTACCTTATGGGACATGGGGACATAAGGGCAAAAAAGGAATCTTGGTTTATTAAGAAGTtggttattaattatttttacgCGTTTATGAGGAAGAATTGCAGGAGGGGTATTGCGACTTTGAGTGTGCCGCATACGCACTTGATTCAGGTCGCCATGACTTAtatggtttga
- the LOC111899059 gene encoding LOW QUALITY PROTEIN: receptor-like protein kinase FERONIA (The sequence of the model RefSeq protein was modified relative to this genomic sequence to represent the inferred CDS: inserted 1 base in 1 codon; deleted 2 bases in 1 codon), translating to MVFNIYVDAFGDYVDQILWSRCQLFTLAEIQSATNNFDETLVIGRGGFGKVYKSSTNNLSEGEVAIKRLDATSTQGAHEFEAEVAVLSKLSHGSLVSLIGYCNEEKEMILVYELMPNGTLEDHLRKPDCCLSWLQRLEICIEAAKGLDYLHWVTSTGVIHRDVKSSNILLLDANFNAKISDFGLAKTCSIDRTHVSTAAKGTFGYXGKLTRESDVYAFGVVLFQVLSGRKAVDRSLDDEEQWSLAGWAQEQIKQGKGKGKLDRIIDPRLMGQISKKCLKEFASLAGHCLHTQPKNHPTMTEVVMKLKSILSQELKSKRDNSVIDEEGIIKKLRSIFKGTICFDST from the exons ATGGTGTTTAATATTTATGTTGATGCGTTTGGTGACTACGTTGACCAGATTCTATGGTCAAGATGTCAACTTTTTACTCTCGCAGAGATTCAATCGGCAACCAACAACTTCGACGAGACTTTAGTTATTGGTCGTGGAGGATTCGGCAAGGTGTATAAATCTTCCACCAATAACTTGTCAGAAGGTGAAGTTGCAATTAAACGATTGGATGCCACGTCCACCCAAGGAGCCCATGAGTTCGAAGCAGAAGTTGCAGTCCTTTCTAAGCTCAGCCATGGTAGCCTCGTATCCCTAATTGGTTACTGCAATGAAGAAAAAGAGATGATCCTGGTTTATGAGTTGATGCCGAATGGGACACTTGAAGATCATCTTCGCAAACCTGATTGTTGTTTATCCTGGTTACAACGACTTGAGATATGCATAGAAGCAGCTAAGGGTTTAGACTACCTTCACTGGGTTACATCAACTGGAGTCATACACAGGGATGTGAAGTCATCCAATATTTTATTG TTAGATGCAAACTTTAATGCTAAGATTTCCGACTTTGGATTGGCTAAAACTTGTTCAATAGATCGAACTCACGTGAGCACCGCTGCGAAAGGGACATTTGGGT ATGGAAAATTGACGAGAGAATCTGATGTTTACGCGTTTGGGGTTGTGCTGTTTCAAGTTTTGTCAGGGAGAAAAGCGGTGGACAGAAGCCTTGATGATGAAGAGCAATGGAGTTTAGCAGGTTGGGCTCAAGAGCAAATCAAAcagggaaagggaaagggaaaaCTCGATCGTATTATTGATCCGAGACTGATGGGGCAAATCTCCAAAAAGTGCTTGAAGGAGTTTGCAAGCTTAGCAGGCCATTGTTTGCACACGCAACCGAAAAACCACCCTACCATGACGGAGGTTGTCATGAAGCTCAAGTCTATTCTTTCACAAGAATTAAAAAGCAAAAGGGACAATTCTGTTATTGATGAAGAGGGAATCATTAAGAAGCTAAGATCTATTTTCAAAGGTACAATCTGCTTTGATTCAACTTGA